The sequence CGGCGCTGATGGCCCGCGAGTTCTTTGCGCCCGACTGGCTGCGCGCCCGCCCCGCGGCCTACCTGCTCAGCCACATGGTGGTGATGCCGCTGCTGTTCGCCTACCTCACCGGGCTGGACTGGCTGGCGTCGGGCAGCGCACCTCCCCGCGAGCTCCCCCTCTTCCTGGCCCTGGCGTTCGCGAACGGCATCCTGGTGGAAGTCGGGCGGAAGATCCGCGCGCCCGGTGACGAGCGCGAGGGCGTCGACACGTACACGTCAGCGTGGGGCGTCCGCGCGGCGCCGGCGGTGTGGATCATCTGGCTGGTGACGGCTGGCGTACTCGTGTGGCTCGCGTCGTACCCCGTGAGTACGGCGCTCTTCACAGGAATCGCACTGTCGATCCTCCTCGTCGCCTTCGCCACACCCGCGCTGCGTTTCCTGCGGACGCCGACCACCGCGGGCGGAAAGCAGGTGGAGGTGGCGAGCGGGCTGTGGACCCTGGCCTCGTACATCCTGCTCGGCATCGTGCCGCTGCTGGTTTCGTGACGGGCGCGGCCGTTTTTCCCTCCTTCGTCCTCGTCCCCGGCGGCGAGCCGGCTCCGGCATCCGTCGTCGGCGGCAAGGCGCGCAACCTGGCCCTGCTCGCGGATGCGGGGATCGGCGTTCCCCCGTGGATCGTGATCACCGCGGCCGTGTTCGACCGGCTCGTCGTCGATGGAGCATCCCCGCAGACTGATCCCGACACCGTCCGCACGCGCGTGCAGTCGATGGAGTTGCCCGCGGAATTCCATGCGGAGGTCACAGGTGCGCTGGACAGCGCGGGGCTCAGCGGATCGCTGCTGGCGGTGCGGTCGTCCGCGGTGGACGAGGACGGGGCGGAAGCGTCGTTCGCGGGGCAGTTCGACACCGTCCTGGGTGTCCGCGCGGACGGAGACGCGCTGTGGGATGCGATCCGGCGCGTGTGGGCGTCCGCGTTCAGCGCGCATGCGGTGGCGTATCGAAACCGGCACGGGGGCGCGCCGCCGCGCATGGCGGTGCTGATCCAGGCGATGGTTGACGCGGAAGCCGCCGGCGTGGCGTTTTCGGCGGACCCGGTGCACGGCGATCCGTCCACGGCGGTCGTCAGCGCCGTCTACGGCCTGGGCGAGGGGCTGGTGAGTGGCGACCTCGATGCGGACACCTATCGCGTCCCGTTCACGGGCGACGAGGCGGGGCCCGTGCAGGCGCAGGTGGCGGAAAAGGACCGCGCGGTACGCCTGGAGCCGGACGGCGGCAGCAGGATGGTGGAGGTGGCGCCCGGCCTCCGCGCGCGTCCTGCGCTGTCGGAGGACGAGGCGCGGCGGATCGCCACGGCGGCGCGCCGGCTGGCGGACCACTTCGGCGCGCCGCAGGACGTGGAGTGGGCGCTTCCCGCACGGGGCGACGGCGGTGAGCGGCCGCTCTGCATCCTGCAGACGCGCCCCATCACCACGCTGGGCGAGCCGGCGCCGGAGCCGCCGCGGAGCGTTACACCCGTGGCGGATGGCGAGGTGCGGCTGTGGGACAACAGCAACATCGTCGAAAGCTACAGCGGGGTGACGACGCCGCTGACGTTCAGCTTCGCGCGCTCGGTCTACGAGCAGGTGTACCTGCAGTTCTGCCGTCTGCTCGGGGTGAGCGAGCACCTGCTGGACGAGCACCGGCACACGTTCGCCAACATGCTGGGGCTGATCGGCGGGCGCGTGTACTACAACCTGCTCAACTGGTACCGCGTGCTGGCGCTGCTTCCGGGCTACACCGTCAACCGCGAGTTCATGGAGCGGATGATGGGCGTGCACGAGAAGCTTTCCGATCCGCCCACCGTCGCAACGGTGGCGGGAAAGTGGGAAGACACCGGGCGCACAGTGAAGATGGCGTGGCGGCTGATCGCGGCGCAGCGCTCGCTGAAGCGCGAGGTGCCCGC comes from Longimicrobium sp. and encodes:
- a CDS encoding PEP/pyruvate-binding domain-containing protein, whose protein sequence is MTGAAVFPSFVLVPGGEPAPASVVGGKARNLALLADAGIGVPPWIVITAAVFDRLVVDGASPQTDPDTVRTRVQSMELPAEFHAEVTGALDSAGLSGSLLAVRSSAVDEDGAEASFAGQFDTVLGVRADGDALWDAIRRVWASAFSAHAVAYRNRHGGAPPRMAVLIQAMVDAEAAGVAFSADPVHGDPSTAVVSAVYGLGEGLVSGDLDADTYRVPFTGDEAGPVQAQVAEKDRAVRLEPDGGSRMVEVAPGLRARPALSEDEARRIATAARRLADHFGAPQDVEWALPARGDGGERPLCILQTRPITTLGEPAPEPPRSVTPVADGEVRLWDNSNIVESYSGVTTPLTFSFARSVYEQVYLQFCRLLGVSEHLLDEHRHTFANMLGLIGGRVYYNLLNWYRVLALLPGYTVNREFMERMMGVHEKLSDPPTVATVAGKWEDTGRTVKMAWRLIAAQRSLKREVPAFHARVDAALNPLAGVDLSTRPADELAAIYRDLEGKLLRHWRAPLVNDFFAMIFFGVLVRLVEKWLPGSPPTLANDLLVGEGGIISTEPAKRVLAMAERVAADSALSAVFAAEGDDERLWRRLGSESAFAPFHGEVRAYLDQFGDRCANELKLETLTHGDDPSFIVRLIRTYAQAGTRQDSGHHEAEVRAAAEATVRQRLGGVRQRVFFAVLNQARTRIRDRENLRFERTRVFGAVRRIFLGIGARLAETGRLDDGRDVLYLRVDEIFAHLDGTGVTADLRSLAKLRHAEFAAYERAPGPPDRFETRGPAADYVAALVPPVAPSGELRGTGCSPGVVRAPVRIVRDPHHAGELAGHILVAERTDPGWTLIFPAVEGVLVQRGSLLSHSAIVARELALPCIVGIPGLMETLRDGEMVEMDGTAGTLRRLDGAEG